The Deltaproteobacteria bacterium genome has a segment encoding these proteins:
- the kdsA gene encoding 3-deoxy-8-phosphooctulonate synthase codes for MPKVRLTERIHVGTDEPLLIIAGPCVIESREVVFETARVLKELSSEQQVNLVFKSSFDKANRSSLTSFRGPDIEEGLKVLLEVRERYGLTLLSDIHEKWQAEVAAEVLDIIQIPAFLCRQTDLLLAAGETGKPVNIKKGQFMAPADIFHSVEKVKSTGNENVFVTERGTTFGYNNLVVDMRSFSMMREVVPVVFDATHSVQLPGGLGHASGGERDLAPPLARAAVAAGADGVFIEVHPDPDRALCDGPNSIRLDMVGKIVRSLVAHRKLLEKE; via the coding sequence ATGCCAAAGGTACGATTGACCGAACGCATACATGTGGGAACGGACGAGCCGCTGCTTATTATCGCCGGCCCCTGTGTGATCGAGAGCAGGGAGGTCGTATTCGAGACTGCCCGGGTTCTGAAAGAGCTCTCTTCGGAACAGCAGGTAAACCTCGTGTTCAAGTCGTCCTTCGACAAGGCGAACCGTTCCTCCCTGACTTCTTTTCGCGGACCGGATATCGAGGAGGGGTTGAAAGTCCTCCTCGAGGTGAGAGAGCGGTACGGACTTACCCTTCTCTCCGATATTCATGAAAAATGGCAGGCCGAGGTTGCGGCAGAAGTGCTTGATATTATTCAGATTCCCGCCTTTCTCTGCAGACAGACAGACCTTCTCCTCGCCGCGGGGGAGACGGGGAAGCCGGTGAACATCAAAAAAGGCCAGTTCATGGCCCCGGCAGATATTTTCCACAGCGTGGAGAAAGTGAAAAGCACGGGGAACGAAAACGTATTCGTGACGGAACGGGGAACGACTTTCGGATATAATAACCTGGTCGTGGATATGCGCTCTTTCAGCATGATGAGGGAGGTTGTCCCGGTGGTCTTCGATGCGACGCACAGTGTGCAGCTTCCCGGGGGATTGGGGCATGCATCGGGAGGGGAGAGGGATCTTGCTCCCCCCCTTGCCCGGGCTGCCGTTGCCGCCGGCGCGGACGGGGTGTTCATAGAGGTTCACCCGGACCCTGATCGTGCACTGTGTGATGGACCGAACAGCATCCGCCTCGACATGGTGGGAAAGATCGTTCG
- a CDS encoding CTP synthase produces the protein MKPKFIFITGGVVSSLGKGLAAASIATLLESRGLRVTILKLDPYINVDPGTMNPFQHGEVYVTDDGTETDLDLGHYERYASVVMSAKNNCTTGKIYHSVITKERRGDYLGGTVQVIPHITDEIKKVIYTAGSGYDLIIVEVGGTVGDIESLPFLEAIRQIGIEKDKGSVVYVHVTLVPYIRTAGELKTKPTQHSVQKLREIGIQPDILLCRTDRLLPKEIKSKIALFCNVREDAVITARDVDSIYEVPIIFNQEGLDDKIVEFLNIWTREPDLSVWLDILDKVKNPKGEITIAIVGKYVNLKESYKSLNEALVHGGIANNVKVSLRYVDSEEVEKSGPEPLLKGVDGILVPGGFGKRGIEGKIKAARYARENLIPYFGICLGMQVSVIEFARNVCGMEKANSREFDPETPFPVIDLMSDQKNIEDKGGTMRLGAYPCSLVDGSLAKSAYGKPDISERHRHRFEVNNDFRDLLGEKGMVFSGLSPDERLVEIAELAGHPWFLGCQFHPEFKSKPSAPHPLFRDFILSAKNFSKANLKIA, from the coding sequence GTGAAGCCTAAGTTCATATTTATCACCGGCGGAGTCGTTTCATCTCTCGGCAAAGGTCTCGCTGCTGCGTCTATCGCCACTCTCCTCGAGAGCAGAGGTCTCAGGGTAACCATTTTGAAGCTCGATCCGTACATAAACGTCGACCCGGGCACGATGAACCCCTTCCAGCACGGGGAGGTCTATGTCACCGACGACGGGACCGAAACGGATCTCGATCTCGGACACTATGAGCGTTACGCTTCGGTTGTCATGTCGGCGAAAAACAACTGCACCACGGGGAAAATATATCATTCTGTGATCACGAAAGAGCGCAGGGGCGACTACCTCGGGGGGACGGTGCAGGTAATTCCCCACATAACGGACGAGATCAAGAAGGTCATATACACCGCAGGGAGCGGATACGACCTCATTATCGTCGAGGTGGGCGGCACGGTAGGTGATATCGAGTCACTGCCCTTCCTGGAGGCGATCCGGCAGATAGGCATCGAGAAGGACAAGGGCAGTGTGGTGTACGTTCACGTCACTCTCGTTCCCTACATACGCACGGCGGGCGAGCTCAAGACGAAGCCGACCCAGCACAGCGTTCAGAAGCTCAGGGAGATCGGAATCCAGCCCGACATCCTCCTCTGCCGCACGGACAGGCTCCTGCCGAAGGAAATTAAGTCGAAGATAGCCCTCTTTTGCAACGTTCGGGAAGATGCGGTAATCACCGCCCGCGACGTGGATTCCATCTACGAGGTTCCCATCATTTTCAACCAGGAAGGCCTGGATGACAAGATCGTTGAGTTCCTCAATATATGGACCAGGGAGCCCGACCTCTCCGTGTGGCTGGATATCCTGGACAAGGTGAAAAACCCGAAGGGCGAGATTACCATCGCCATCGTGGGGAAGTATGTGAATCTCAAAGAGTCCTACAAGAGCCTCAACGAAGCCCTGGTGCACGGCGGGATTGCCAATAACGTGAAAGTCTCCCTCAGGTACGTCGACTCCGAGGAGGTTGAAAAGAGCGGGCCCGAGCCTCTCCTCAAGGGTGTGGACGGAATCCTTGTCCCCGGGGGTTTCGGAAAGAGGGGCATCGAAGGAAAGATCAAGGCGGCCCGTTACGCGCGGGAAAACCTCATCCCCTATTTCGGCATATGTCTGGGCATGCAGGTTTCCGTCATCGAGTTTGCGCGGAATGTGTGCGGTATGGAGAAGGCCAATTCGAGGGAGTTCGACCCGGAAACGCCATTTCCGGTTATCGATCTGATGTCAGATCAGAAAAATATCGAAGACAAAGGCGGCACCATGAGACTGGGAGCGTATCCCTGTTCCCTCGTTGACGGGAGCCTGGCAAAGTCTGCCTACGGGAAACCCGATATATCGGAGCGCCACAGGCACAGATTCGAGGTGAACAACGATTTCAGAGACCTGCTCGGAGAAAAAGGGATGGTTTTTTCCGGGCTTTCTCCCGATGAAAGGCTGGTGGAGATTGCGGAACTTGCCGGACACCCCTGGTTTTTGGGTTGCCAGTTCCACCCGGAGTTCAAGTCCAAACCGAGCGCCCCCCATCCCCTGTTCAGGGATTTCATACTCTCTGCAAAAAACTTTTCAAAAGCAAACTTGAAGATCGCTTAG
- the kdsB gene encoding 3-deoxy-manno-octulosonate cytidylyltransferase: MTSVVVIPARYGSSRFPGKPLADICGEPMIWHVYRRALRAEKAQDVIVATDDERIFAEVSSRGGKCVMTPPDIRSGTDRVRHVASGKNWDVVINLQGDEPLIDPEIIDGLIELFEQDGAVQIATAAVWSSSFEDFMSPNVVKVVAGEGGSALYFSRAPIPYYRDDDFRSFLRHIGIYAFRGAVLEETGKLRESLLEDTESLEQLRWMDYGYHIKVIPVDYEPVAVDTPIDLEEVRKILLQEDGFREA, translated from the coding sequence GTGACATCGGTGGTCGTCATTCCTGCCAGGTATGGGTCTTCGAGGTTTCCCGGGAAACCCCTGGCCGACATCTGCGGGGAACCCATGATATGGCACGTATACAGGCGCGCATTGAGAGCGGAAAAAGCGCAGGACGTGATCGTTGCAACCGATGACGAGAGGATCTTTGCGGAGGTGAGTTCGCGAGGGGGAAAATGTGTGATGACACCTCCGGATATCAGGTCGGGAACAGACAGGGTCCGGCATGTGGCTTCGGGGAAGAACTGGGACGTGGTGATCAACCTTCAGGGAGACGAACCCCTGATCGACCCGGAGATCATAGACGGACTCATCGAACTCTTCGAGCAGGACGGGGCCGTTCAGATTGCCACTGCCGCCGTCTGGAGCTCATCTTTTGAGGATTTCATGAGTCCCAACGTGGTCAAGGTGGTGGCGGGGGAAGGGGGATCGGCTCTCTATTTCAGCAGGGCCCCCATTCCGTACTACCGCGATGATGACTTTCGCTCCTTTTTGCGCCACATAGGCATTTACGCGTTCCGGGGAGCAGTGCTGGAGGAGACCGGAAAGCTTCGTGAGAGCCTGCTGGAAGATACAGAATCCCTTGAACAATTGCGGTGGATGGATTACGGTTATCATATCAAGGTCATCCCGGTCGACTACGAGCCTGTTGCCGTGGACACGCCCATCGATCTCGAGGAGGTGAGGAAAATACTTCTCCAGGAGGATGGTTTCCGTGAAGCCTAA